A genomic region of Pelodiscus sinensis isolate JC-2024 chromosome 19, ASM4963464v1, whole genome shotgun sequence contains the following coding sequences:
- the CNPY2 gene encoding protein canopy homolog 2 codes for MNGWVSHALCLSVVLLSLLNNVLAGSSQDLHCGACRALVDELEWEISQVDPKKTIQMGSFRINPDGSQSVVEVPYARSEAHLTELLERVCEKMNEYGEKVDPATHRKSYVRVISHDGTKMDLSGTKIDGDVTSTLKFACESIAEEYEDELIEFFSRETDHVKDRLCSKRTDLCDHALHIPHDEL; via the exons ATGAATGGCTGGGTTTCACACGCACTCTGCCTGTCTGTCGTCCTGCTGTCTCTGCTGAACAACGTTCTTGCTGGGAGTAGTCAGGATCTCCATTGTGGAG CTTGTCGGGCCCTGGTGGACGAGCTGGAATGGGAGATCTCCCAGGTGGACCCCAAGAAAACCATCCAGATGGGGTCATTCCGAATCAACCCGGACGGCAGCCAGTCAGTCGTAGAG GTGCCTTACGCCAGATCCGAAGCGCACCTGACGGAGCTGCTAGAGCGGGTCTGCGAGAAGATGAACGAGTACGGGGAGAAggtggatcccgccacccaccgGAAAAGCTACGTCCGGGTGATCTCCCACGATGGGACCAAGATGGACCTTTCTGGGACCAAAATTGACGGGGACGTCACGTCCACCCTGAAGTTTGCA TGTGAGAGCATCGCTGAGGAGTATGAGGATGAGCTCATTGAATTCTTCTCCCGCGAGACCGACCATGTCAAGGATCGGCTGTGCAGCAAACGGACCG atctgtgcgaccatgccctgcacatTCCCCATGATGAACTGTGA